Below is a window of Chionomys nivalis chromosome 19, mChiNiv1.1, whole genome shotgun sequence DNA.
GCGCCGGGTCGCGCCGACCAACCCGGGGTGAGGCTCGTCCTCCGGGGCGGAAGTGGTGGCGGCGGGAAAGAGGGCGGCGCCGGACGCGGCGGTCACGCGCTGGCGCGGAGGACACTGAAGGAGacggaagtggggggggggggaaacgaGGGCCAGGGCTTCCCGAAGGCTGAGGGGCGGCGTCCAATCGGCGGGCGGCCTGGCCCTCGCGGTGGCCAATCAGCCCCCGCCTCGCGCTCGATGCCTCGCGCCGAGGGCGTTTCTCCATCACGTTAGGGTGCGTTGGGCGGCGGCCGGGTATAAAAGACTCCGCCCGAGCGGGCGGCCGCCATTCTGGGGTTCGTTTAGAGGTAAGTTTGGGTGCTCCGTCGCGTGGACGGTAACGTTTATTCCGAGGACGGGCGGCCCGGGGAAGCGGAGAGGGGATGAATTTAGTCGACAGCCGCGCTCTGCCGAGTGCCGCTGCGTTCTGGGACGACGAGAAATGGCACGTGGGAATGTTTTAAGGCGACCCGTACTGATTACACCTTTCTCCTTTTGTGTTTTTTCACCCCAGGTTGAATTTTCTCGGAGAAAGACAGGCCAGccatcaggaaaacaaacaagcctcCGCAACATCTAAAGCCCATGAAAGGATCCTGAAAgggggggaaagggaaaagagcaGCCACCAGCCCAACCACTTGTGTCTTCTACCCCTTCCCACCTATTTGCCCACCCCACCAGCCCACGCTGCTTGGGACTTGAGATCTGTGGCCGAAGGACCGTCACCACATAACTGCAAAAAAACCACCCTCCCCGCCCAAACCCACCCAATCTCACTCATCCAGCATTTCCTTTTTGGAAtccactcaggatttttttcaaCGACCCCCCCTCCCTAAATGGAGTTGGGTGGGGGGAATGTGAATACTGAGTTGGTCTTTACTTTTTTAAGAGACTTTTTGATCCAATGAGGCCCCCCAAGTAATTGAGTTTGGGTcctggttggttgttttgtttttttttcctccaaaatttTACCCCTCCTCCCCTGAGCCCGTGGTGCTGACGTCGCAAAAAAATTGGATAGTAAGTGTCGAATTTTCAAAAACCAGCCTTGCAACAAGAAATCAACGTTTCCCGTTGTGAAACCAAAAATAATGAGAGGAAGCAATGAGACCATAGAACAAATGTATTGTACTGGAGAAGGACCAATCGGGTCTCTTAAGTCTCCATTAAAAAGGTCCTGTGGGTCTAAACAGTCTTTGCTCTCTCCCCTAccacctgcctcttccctgcTGTGGAGCAGGCAAGGAGAGGGTGAAGGGAGGGCCAGCAAGTGAGGATATTGACGGTTAACCCTTGATAATCCAGCAAATTTCCAGACTGCCAAAGCATAAGCCTTTGCTATTATAAGGAGGAATGGTTACCTTCCTCTGGTTAGCAGTCTTCAAAAGGGTTAATGAGCTCACATACAAAAGATGGTGGATCTTGTGGCCCAGAAGTCCCACTTCTTTGTGTGTGAGACAAGCAGAGCGCCTTTCAATTTGCCAGATTAATAAGCAATCTGTACATAAAGATTGCAGGGTAAGGAGATGGGCAGAGAAGTATTAGCTGGCTATGTCTTTTAAAGTGATTGTTAAATCCTCTCAATTTTAATGTAATTTGCTTGGGGTATATTGTATGGTTAAAATAGGTGGCAATCTAGGAATAAAGATTGCAAGACACTTAAATTTAGGGCAAAATAATCTTAGTATCAAGTACATACAATATAACATTTGGGGAGGTAAAGAATGTCTTGTAATTGTTTCAGATTGCATAGGttatttaaaggcaaaagtgATTTAACATTTGAACTTGATACTTTTTAGTGGTTGGTGGATATAGTTAAGAGGGTGGAAAGGTTGGGGATGTGAAAGCTcagaagtataattttaaaaagccattagTGCAATTGAATGCTAGCTTTCTAGATTTGTGTCGTTAAAagagttttttttcttccctgcttcAAATATGGCGACTTTTCCTTGTCCTTTTGTCTTCCAAGCGGCGTTGCAGGTtgtgtcttgacccatttttctcCTGTCCTCCCACCTCAACCCTATTTGTTGAGGGGTCCAAGTCCTCCCCCTTTCCGGTTATAGGGAGGATTGGGGTGGTCGGCGGTAGTAGCAAATTGAACTTCAATTGCAAATTCAAATTCTTAACCCGcagaaaattttatattaattgatTTTACTTTCAGTAAACTCTTTAAACTGAATTCAAGTAGGTCAGATTGAGGATGGGGGCGGAGgtatggcttcttttttttttttttttttatttagtgctTTATAGTCTAAGTTAAAGCTACCGGCGGATCTggatggctttttaaattttgagtcgTCCTCTCCATAACAAAATGGCGTCCCtctcctttgtttttctcttttgccaGTCAGCTTAGGGCTGCCCTAGAAACTTGGTCAAGGGGGAGGAGCCACTTTGAAAGGTGATGTAATCAGCTTGCTTCCTCTGAAAACTCCACCCCCAAGCAGATGCTTTCTCTCCCCGTGCAGACTGCTGCTGGGGAGAATACGCTTTTCGTTTCTCTTATCTCTTATGGAGTATCTTATAGGGATAAGAACTTAATGAGAACAGGATTGAGGCTAATTGTGAAGTTATAGTTTGTGTGTTTAACAATCAGcccattgcttttattttcacctCATCACAAGCTTGGACATGCACCTTGCTTCATTCAATTGACAGGTGTGAAAAACTAAACTCCAGCTGTGCTTTAGGTTTGGGAGACTGGGGCAAGACACGGGGCTTGTAACTGGAGTAGACAATTGGGCCTGCTGGGGCTGAAATGTGCCGTTCTGCTCAGGACGGGCCCTGTGCTTCCGAATGTCTGGGGGAGGGTTGGTACCTGTAGGATTTCTTATAAATCATCCTTATTCTCACCTCTCAGTTTGGGAATAAACTCTTTGTGCTCAGTGCCATCACCTCTGCAGTTGCTTAGTTCCCGTATGTTGGCACTAGGATGAGAAGTGAATCTTTAGGAAAGGAGGCTGCAGTTGTAAACTCGAGGCAGGGGGAGTCAAGCTACGGTTTCTGGTAAGCAAAACATTTCTGGTATTACGTTTCAcaacctttcttttttccaaagagCCAcctttttgaatttcttttttcttcctttctaaaaaGAAATTCCCTTAAATCATTGAGGAAAAGAATGTCCTCTTGGTCTCCTCCCTGGTCAGTGCTGTGGCAGTCGGTGCATGTTGAAAAGCCACACCCTTGAGGGTGGTATTGGGTATCTGGTTCTTTTACCTCTTTTCCCCAACTTTTCAAAGTCAAGTCTTTGACAGTTTCTTcttaaacttttcatttttgtatttaagTCCTGTATTGGAGTGTGGAATTTTTAGGCAGAGTTTGTAAGCCTTCTGTCCTATGGTGACTTGGGTGCTGCAACAGGGCTCATTTCCTGCTGGCTGGGGATTCTCAAAATTACTTGGACTTCTGATTGAATGGGAGGGCCTCTTCCATATGTCTATTTACcacacatcttttttttatcttttaagcaGTTTGCCAGGTGTTTCTGCAGCATATCTACCCTGGGAGCTGAACATTCCAGCCACTGGGGCTCCCAACCTCTAGTGAGCAGGGGATTAGTAAAGAAGACCTTCCTTGCATGGGAGATGAAAAGCAAGGCTCTAGGGGGAAGCCTGATTCTCAGGGCGTGGCCAGAGTTCTATTTGAGGGTCTTTCCCTGAGGGTTAGGGTAGTGGACAtaattttacatctttttttttttttttttggtttttcgagacagggtttctctggttttggagcctgtcctggaactagctcttgtagaccatgctggtctcgaactcacagagatccgcctgtctctgcctcccgagtgctgggattaaaggcgtgcgccaccaccgcccggcataattTTACATCTTTATTGAAAGCCAAGTCATCTTCCTGGGACCAGGATTACCTGATTTTTAAGAATAACGATGAGGGAGGAGTAGGGCCTTCCTGTGCAGAGGTATAAAATCTGAACCACCTGAGACAGTCCACTCTACTACTGGGTCACACCAGGCAGCTCTTGAGACACTGAGGGAAGGAGCAAGGCATTTTGCTCTATGGGGTGCTCAGGTCCCAGCAAAGAAGAACTGGCACCTCTTTGTCCTCTGACAGAAGACCTATTTAAAGCACCCTGGTTTGCATGGGCCTTGTTTCCTGAACTAATTCAGGATTCAGCGGTGCTAGATGTTTAGTGACCAGCCAGTCTGGATGCTTTTCCACCGTTTTAAAACAAGTCAAATTCAGAATTTGATATCTCTAGTAAGAACTGTAGAATGTTCCCCAGTGCTTAGAAGATGGAGGTACATCACGGGCTTCCTTCCCTTGTCTCCTTTTGTCTGTGGCCTTCAAGGAGAATAGCAActggataaaaacaaaacaaaaacatgacctGAGTTCTTTATGGCTACAGAAAGTTTCCTCGGCTTCAAACTCCAGCGCAGGTGTCGGGAGTGCTTGGGCACAGTCCCTGCCCACTCTGGACAATGCCGCTTTGGGCCTTCATGTAGGCCTGTTCTAAGCATGATGGATTCTTCCCTTGTTCCTATTGGAAGACCTTACAGCTTGCCTGTGAAAATGGGGACCTGGTTGTAAGGTACTCGGGGGTCCCTAATAAGGAATGAATACCACTGAGGACAAGGCACAAAGAAAATGCACATTTTACTGTGAGGAGACAAGTTCAGTCATCCTCCCAGATGTAACAGCAGGAATAACCATGCATCTTAGCATGTTTGTTTTGTCTCCCAGCTTCCCTGACTGTTGTGCCTTTTTGTTTATACAGACAGGAATTTATAGTACCTAGGTCCCGTTTCCATCAGGGCACTAGACAGCTCAGCTTTGTTTCGCTCAAGGTGGCTGTCCTCTGTCTTTTCTGACAATTGAACAAGGAACATTTGGGTTAGGCTTATTAGTTCCTCGATAGACATACAAAGGGGGTAATTTTTAGCTCTGGGTTTCAGTCAACCATGTTCAGAAGATCTGGAATGAAGTAATGTTTAATCCAAGACTTGTCAAATTGCATACATTGTCATTTGGGGTTCTAATAGGTTTATGTTtgtataaagattttaaaatttcctaGTCTGGATTGCTTAAATGTATTACTTTGGGCCCATTCATTGCTTTTTCAGTGTAACATATGGGAAATCTGTTACTATACCGGAAACTCACAAATCACTGCTCTCTTAAGACAGGGAGGTTTATTCTCTGTACATGTACACATTGAGTTTGTCCCTGACCTGTAAATGTTTTTGACCGTTTTTCTCCTTTGACCTCAGGTTCCAGGGTATTGGGTGACAGCAGTTAGCAGGTTTTGTTCAATGCTTAGTACCTCTCCCTGTGTTGAGCCTGCAGCCTTCAACCTCCAGAGCAGATACTGCTGCCACCCCCCCTTTCCCTGGGCCTTTTTAACACTAAATTTTTATCTTGTTGTATGTGGAGAACCACTCTTGTCTTTGACAGCCTCTTTCTCAGGTTAAACATGTCTAAGCCAGGAAAACAGCCACACTTCTCACACGTCTTCTGCTTTGAGAACAGACAACTGTTATATTGCAAGAATcctattgtttgtttttggttaaaGACTGGTGCTCATCCTTGTAAGGCTACCTCTGCTGCTTATGTGATGAGATGCACAGGGACTCTTGCCTTTGTCCTGCCCATCGTGGCCTGGTGGTGAGGCTCATGGTTTTGGTTCTCTGAAGCTAGTGATTGAGTTGTGGCTAAACTGATCAGAGCCATATCAGCCCTAATTATCTCTCTGGAGCTCTGGCCTAGAAATCCCTTTCCATGGAGTGTAGCTTTTAACTCGCTCCTTTTCCAGCCTGATCTGAAGTGGTGTCCACTTTCCACAACTTCACCTTCATTACTTTTGATGGTTCCTTCCCCGTCTCCAGTTCTCGGCTTTGGGCTTTTCTTGGGAGTCTTGGCCAGTGGTGAGTTTTGAGGTCAGGTTTGCATCTTTGCTTCTGAAACCACAAGCCGAGTTTCTCCTGAACTTTGGAACAATAAAAGCTTGTTTGGTGTTTGTTGAGCGAGTGGCATTATTCAGGCCTAATGAGAGCCTGCCTACTTTGTTCAGTCACTCTTGTTCTGAGCGCTGCTGAGTTCCCTGGGGAAGGGCCCTGCTCAGGGCtgacttgttttctccatcaaccACCTCAGCTGACGCATTCTACCACTTGTGCTTATGACTTAAGCATCCAAGATAAAAGGGAATTGATTTCTGGAGAGAGGGTGATTGATTCTTGAAAATGTTTACCCAGATACCCAGGGTTGGCTCGATTACCTTAGGAAGCTACAGCTGCCTCCTTATCAAAATTAGCAGCTGCTAACTGGAGATAGGACCTTAGAAGCATGAAGAACTGAGCATCTTATCTTGGGTCTTAGCCCACTCTCCTGGAGTGTAACTGTTATGGAAAGGGTTTAACTGGCAATGAGAGGTAGGCTGCCAGGGCCTTCACTCACGTTACCCTTCCTGTCAATCCTGCATTGACCCCCAAGCTTAAGTCGCCAAGACTGTTTTGTGAGCACAGACTTGATTTTACTGACCTAGAGAATAGTGCAGTTGAACATAGATTAGTCACTTTGTCTTAAATATGCCAGTAGGATTTATTAGAGGCATAAGTTAGCGGGGCTGTCTTTCCTATCATATATcctatggatttttttccttttacctcAGAAACCACCATCATGGGTTCAGGTCCCATAGACCCCAAAGAACTTCTCAAGGGCCTGGATAGCTTCCTTACTCGGGATGGAGAAGTGAAGAGTGTGGATGGAATTTCTAAGATCTTCAGGTAAGTCTGCCTTTCTGGGGTTTCTAGTCAGAAGAGGAGACTACTTGTAACTGAGTTGAAATGAGTAATAGAGAAGAATAAATGGGAAAGGGAGAAGCCACACGCAGGCAGATTGTGACAAGAGGATCATGGCCATTGGCCATGACAGAAGCTGGGGATTTGGTTCATAACCCCAAGAGAGTTATGGGATGCAACCAGGGGACCTATAACAGAATTCTTGGGGTCATGTGCCTATCCAAAATGTCTCTTTACTTCAGAGATCTGAGGTTTTCCAGAGAAAAGCAAACTACTGAGGCAGTCTTAGATTCCCAGGGGAAATGTGTGTTGGGACAGGAGGGATGCTCTCCCAGTGACTGCTGCCTTCTATCCTCTGGAGCAAAGAGAGTCATCAGGGGGCACCAGGACTCCCAGGATTAGGTCCTCTGCTGTGGGACATGAGCTGGCATAGTATTcctcatgcctgtcatcccagcactcaggaggggagGCTGGCGTGGGCAGTGTGACAGGACCCTGACTGGGACAGTGCGGTGCTGAGATCTAACGTGACTCCTCCTTCCAGTCTGATGAAGGAAGCACGAAAGATGGTGAGTCGCTGTACATACCTGAACATCATCCTGCAGACCCGGGCCCCAGAAGTGCTAGTCAAGTAAGTGGGATTGGGGGGTctggcatgggggaggggaggcataGGGTTTCTGGGTCACCAGACATGTGAGCTTGCTAGTTCTAAAATTAGGGAGGGCTTAACAGATTGTGACTCCACCTGCCTGCAGGTTTATTGATGTTGGTGGCTACAAGCTTCTGAACAACTGGCTAACATATTCAAAGACGACCAACAACATTCCTCTCCTACAGCAGATTCTGCTGACCTTGCAGCACCTCCCACTTACTGTGGACCATCTCAAGCAGGTACCGCCATACTGCATCACCCACGCTTCCTTTCTGGGTTAGCCTAACTGATTAGAACCACTCCAGTCTGGAATTTATGAAGTAGAATGGCAGGGAAAAGTGGGAATTGGAGTGGGAAGATTCAATGTGGGTTTATTTCCTTTATCAGGTGTGTGACAGAACTCTTTGTATATCTGAGGCTCGGTTTTTCATCTCTAAAGTGGGAATAAGTTGTTTTGTGATTGGGTCTAGGCtagccctctaccaactgagttgtATTGCCAGCTGTCATAACTAGGATTCTAGGGTTAAGTAAGAATGTTTCTGTagctggcatggtggctcacatctttaaccccaacaTTTTGGAGGCTGGGAcacatgggtctctgtgagttccaggccatccaagaTTATAAAGAcagaccttttgttttgttttgttttgttttttcaagacaggatttctctatgtaacagtcttgactgtcctagaactcactttgtagaccaggttggcctcagattcagagatccacctgcctctgcttcccaagtgctggaattaaaggcatatgccaccactgcctggctgagagaccttttcttaaaaaaacaagtaTCTACAGGTTTTGGAGATTAAAGTATGCCACTATTATCAAAAGGTGCCATAGTTAGTGAGCACTGAGTGAGCTTGTTTTATTCCTTGCATTTACCTTTctgccatttccttccttctctcataGAACAACACAGCAAAACTCGTAAAGCAACTGAGCAAGTCAAGTGAGGATGAAGGTGAGTGCCACTGTCACCTGGACCTGGGCTCCGCAGTGTCTCTTTTATGTTATGGCAAGAGACTCGTGCCTTTGCCTCGCAAgtgcaggattaaaggcgtgcaccaccactgcccagcttgtttctCTCTTAAAGATTTAAGTCAATTAATCCAGTTCCTCTTCATCTCGATTCCAAGTGAAACTTACTCATTTCTACACATTGAATGTGCCTACCAGGAAATATTTCTATAGGAGTGGTTCTTTGGTGttctttggtgttttttgttttgttttgtttttttttttgagatagggtttctctttataaccctggctgacatggaactcacactttggtttgattttgaagacagggtttctctgtgtgacccttCCTGTaacactgtagaccagactggcctcaaactcaaaaagatctgcCTCGCAACTactggaattaaatgcatgtgccacacCACACCGCTCTGAATAGAGGTTTTATTAACTAATTCCTTTAGCTATTTATAGTTGCTTGCTAAATGAGTCTGCATAACTGCAGAACTGCAAAGGAGAGCTGCTGTGGCCATGTCCTCCAGGAAAGGCTACAGAAAAGTTCTCATATCCCTTAGATTATCAGGCGTCcgttttctctgtataaactgCTTCTTAGCATGAGTGCCTGCTGGTGTGTTCCCACTTCACCGTTCCCCACAGCAAGTAGTCCCTTGGAGGCTttttaatttctctgttttttgttttggctttaagctttctttccttttttttggatttttcgagacagggtttctccgtagctttttggttcctgtcctggaactagctcttgtagaccaagttggcctcgaactcacagagatccctctgcctcccgagtgctgggattaaaggcatgcaccaccaccgcccagctagtttCTCTGTTTTAAATCACGCCATATTAAGACTTTTTTCCCATTGAACaaatttaacaatttttaaagcatattttctgTTACTGAAAATATTAATGAATTATTACTAATTAAgtagttttttccctttttcacTTGCAGAGCTCCGGAAATTGGCCTCAGTCCTTGTCAGCGACTGGATGGCTGTCATCCGCTCTCAGAGTAGTACCCAGCCTGCAGGTAAGCTCCTTGGCCCTGTACCCTACATGTTCTCTTCCCATTTAGACTGCAGCTTTTGAGTGTCCCTAGGTTGGTTCTTCACCTCTGGCAGTCTTCTGTATTGAATGAAATTCTCACCTGCTTTGTTTATCCATACAGAGAAGGATAAGAAGAAacggaaagaagaaggaaaaagccGAACTACGCTTCCTGAGCGACCTTTGACTGAGGTGAAGGCTGAGACCCGGGCTGAGGAGGCcccagagaagaagaaggagaagcccAAGTCACTGCGAACCACGGCACCCAGTCACGCCAAGTTCCGTTCTACTGGTGAGGCTTTGCGGGCGTCAGTGTGTGCAGCCAATAGTCTGATTGTAACTTCAGGCTGTGAGGAAGCAAGAGGCTAAAGGAAGAGCTGGGGGAACTTACTCAAGGCTGGACCATCTGAGGGGGCAACAGGGAGGGACAGTGAGGGTCAAAGTTGAACTGCCATCAACATGTTTCTCCCCAGGACTGGAGCTGGACACCCCATCTTTGGTGCCTGTGAAGAAGAACTCCAGCACTGTGGTTGTGTCAGACAAATACAATCTGAAGCCCATCCCCCTCAAGCGGCAGAGGTATGAGCTCTGGTGTAGGTTTCTATGGAGGGGGCCTTTGGAGAAAAAGGAGAGTTGGGTAGGTTGTTGACTGTCCCTCTTTTGCAGTGCCGCAGCTGCTCCAGGAGATGCTGCCCCACCTGCAGAGAAGAAGTACAAGCCCCTCAACACAACCCCCAACACCACCAAAGAAATCAAAGTGAAGATCATCCCCCCACAGCGTGAGTCCTCCTGGAGTGCCCTCGGCACAGGGTGGGGGAAGGTGCGCCCTTCACCAATTTCCTTTGCTTTGCCTGCAATCTCTTGGCATCCTAAAATTTTGTGCCTCTGGAATTGCCCTTCCGTAagagtcatgttaggtatgtggCCGGAAGGTGTCCCTCTCAAGTGATAACTTTATCACCTCCCTCCCTCGTGGCTGGACCCTCTGGTGTTTTCAGCAGCTTGTTTCATGAATTTTGCATTCTAAAACTGTGATCAAAGTCATGGTTGCCAAAAGAAAGATTAATGGGAACTTCCTGTGTGAACCTTGCTTCCTTGTCACTGTGGGCAGCAGACCTCACTGGAACAGGATCGTGAAGGAAGTTCATTCACTGCGTTCTTTTCCCTGTAGCTATGGAAGGTCTGGGTTTCCTGGATGCTCTCAATTCAGCTCCTGTCCCAGGCATCAAaattaagaagaagaagaaggttctGTCGCCGACTGCTGCCAAGGTAGGAGCTCTAGCGGTGCATTTCAGTGACAGGACGCATGGGGTGACTCCAGCAGTGTATTCTGCTGTGACACTGGACATCCAGGATCCTGGACTCGTTGCCTCTGAGTGTCCTGTGAGCTCATTGGATGCTTTCTCTTTCATAACAGCCTAGCCCCTTTGAAGGGAAAACAAGTACTGAACCAAGCACAGCCAAACCTTCTTCTCCAGAGCCAGCACCTCCTGCTGAGCCCATGGACACAGACCGCCCTGGCACCCCGGTGCCGCCCGTTGAAGTCCCAGACCTCATGGATGCAGGTAGCCTACTCTGCCTGGCTTGGGTGTTTTCTGAAAGACGGGGTCTTGGGATGGATCTTAGGTCGCTTACAGCCTCTTCTGAAATGTGCTTGTTTTCAGCCTCCTCAGAGCCAGGAGCTCTGGACGCAAAGCCTGTGGAGAGCCCTGGTGACCCCAGCCAGCTGACTCGGAAGGGCAGAAAGAGGAAAACTGTAACGTGGCCTGAGGAGGGCAAGCTGAGAGAGTATTTCTACTTTGAACTGGATGAAACTGAGCGAGGTGCGATGCGGTTCCGTGCGTAGGTACCTAGAGTCTGACCACAGGCAGTTTCGCTCATGCTCACTCGTCCTCTGCCTCCCTTGCAGTGAATGTGAACAAGATCAAAGACTTCGGTGAGGCAGCTAAGCGTGAGATACTGTCAGACCGGCATGCTTTTGAGACAGCCCGACGACTAAGCCATGACAACATGGAGGAGAAAGTGCCCTGGGTGTGTCCCCGGCCTCTGGTTCTACCCTCACCTCTCGTTATCCCTGGAAGCAATAGCCAGGAGCGATACATCCAGGCTGAGCGGGAGAAAGGCATCCTTCAGGAGCTCTTCCTGAACAAGGAGAGGTGAGTTCAGGTGTCAGTACCTGAGGTGTGGATTGTCTGTACCATGGGACTGTGATGGGTAGCTTTGGGAGGCACTACTAAGAACTTCAGGGGGCTGCATTGATGCgattgtgttctttttctctctgtctcacagTCCACATGAGCCTGATCCTGAGCCCTATGAGCCTATACCCCCGAAACTCATCCCCTTGGATGAGGTGAGTCTTTGGACACAGCAGTGTGGTGGAACGGCGGTGCAGGGTGAGGACACCTCTGTGTTGTTTTCCACAGCCctgatttgttttcttctcttcttaggAGTGTTCCATGGATGAGACACCATATGTTGAGACCCTGGAGCCTGGAGTGTCTGGTGGCTCACCTGATGGGGCAGGAGGCTCCAAGCTGCCTCCTGTTCTGGCTAATCTTATGGGAAGCATGGGAGCTGGGAAGAGCCCCCAGGGCCCTGGAGGAGGAGGCATCAATGTCCAGGAGATCCTCACCTCCATCATGGTATGTGAGCCCTCTTCCTCAAGTGATCTCCGTGGGTTTTCTTCAGattctctctcccactcttcACTCTAGTTTTTAGTTTTTGGATATGTTTGCTTTTTTCCATTTAGGATGTTGTTTGGTTTCAGTTTTGTAAAAAGGTCTCATGGTGTAGCCCAAGTTGGTCTGGGACTCAGCCTGCACCCTGTACCCAGCTTACATTTGCATACACGTTCCTGCTTTATCCTGGCTGTCACTCTTTTGAACTGTCATTTTGCTTGTTCACAGGGCAGTCCAAACAGCCACCCTTCAGAGGAACTGCTGAAGCAGCCAGACTACTCCGACAAGCTCAAGCAGATGCTGGGTAATCCTCAGAGCCAACCCCAGGGGCCTGGGGAGGACGCCCTGTGGTAGAAGGGGAAACAGGGTTTCCAGATGCTGAAAAGCAGGGGACTGTTGCCACTGGGCAAGAAATAGGgtggggggccgggcggtggtggcgcacgcctttaatcccagcactcgggaggcagaggcaggcggatctctgtgagttcgagaccagcctggtctacaagagctagttccaggacaggctccaaaaccacagagaaaccctgtctcgaaaaaccaaaaaaaaaaaaaaaaaaaaaaaaatgaaatagggTGGGGAAACTGGACAGAGAGCATGGCTCTGCAGGTTGGTCTGAGATTAGTTGGGCACACTTGTGTGGGGGCCATGCCGTTCTTTTTAGAATTCTCTGACTGTTGGGCTCCTGTTTATATTTGCAGTGCCACACGGACTCCTAGGTCCTGGTCCTGTAGCCAACGGTTTCCCACCAGGAGGCCCCGGGGGTCCCAAGGGGATGCAGCATTTCCCCCCTGGTCCTGGAGGGCCGATGCCAGGTAGGTGAGAGGGATTCAATGGGCTTACTTCATTGTTTCAGCATGGCCACAGCCAGGGATGGTAGAAGGTGGACGAGGTCAGGTTAGAGGTGGTCGCTC
It encodes the following:
- the Ppp1r10 gene encoding serine/threonine-protein phosphatase 1 regulatory subunit 10; amino-acid sequence: MGSGPIDPKELLKGLDSFLTRDGEVKSVDGISKIFSLMKEARKMVSRCTYLNIILQTRAPEVLVKFIDVGGYKLLNNWLTYSKTTNNIPLLQQILLTLQHLPLTVDHLKQNNTAKLVKQLSKSSEDEELRKLASVLVSDWMAVIRSQSSTQPAEKDKKKRKEEGKSRTTLPERPLTEVKAETRAEEAPEKKKEKPKSLRTTAPSHAKFRSTGLELDTPSLVPVKKNSSTVVVSDKYNLKPIPLKRQSAAAAPGDAAPPAEKKYKPLNTTPNTTKEIKVKIIPPQPMEGLGFLDALNSAPVPGIKIKKKKKVLSPTAAKPSPFEGKTSTEPSTAKPSSPEPAPPAEPMDTDRPGTPVPPVEVPDLMDAASSEPGALDAKPVESPGDPSQLTRKGRKRKTVTWPEEGKLREYFYFELDETERVNVNKIKDFGEAAKREILSDRHAFETARRLSHDNMEEKVPWVCPRPLVLPSPLVIPGSNSQERYIQAEREKGILQELFLNKESPHEPDPEPYEPIPPKLIPLDEECSMDETPYVETLEPGVSGGSPDGAGGSKLPPVLANLMGSMGAGKSPQGPGGGGINVQEILTSIMGSPNSHPSEELLKQPDYSDKLKQMLVPHGLLGPGPVANGFPPGGPGGPKGMQHFPPGPGGPMPGPHGGPGGPVGPRLLGPPPPRGGDPFWDGPGDPMRGGPMRGGPGPGPGPYHRGRGGRGGNEPPPPPPFRGARGGRSGGGPPNGRGGPGGGGMVGGGGHRPHDGPGGGMGSGHRSHDGPGGGMGSGHRSHDGPGGGMGSGHRSHDGPGGGMGSGHRSHDGPGGGMGSGHRSHDGPGGGMGGSGGHRPHEGPGHGGPHGHRPHDGPSHRGHDHRGPPPHEHRGHDGHGGGGHRGHDGGHSHGGDMSNRPVCRHFMMKGSCRYENNCAFYHPGVNGPPLP